In the genome of Halostella limicola, one region contains:
- a CDS encoding pyridoxal phosphate-dependent aminotransferase, translating to MSMDFADRVERVEPSATLAISNKASELEADGVDVVDLSVGEPDFDTPENIVEAGKEAMDAGHTGYTTSNGIPELRDAIAEYLQEDCGLHYERENVIVTPGGKQALFETFQSLIDDGDEVVLLDPAWVSYEAMVKLSDGTVSRVDTAQHDFQLEPALDDLEATVSDETELLVVNSPGNPHGAVYSEAALEGVRDLAVEHDVTVISDEIYREITYGVDPVSLGTLDGMEDRTVTINGFSKAYSMTGWRLGYVAAPEELIDQAGKLHSHSVSCAVNFVQHAGVEAIRNTDEAVAEMAEAFEERRDMLVDLLADHGVDVAVPDGAFYMMLPVDDDDTAWCEGAIEDAHVATVPGSAFGTPGYARISYANSKERLREAVDRLVEEGYL from the coding sequence ATGTCCATGGACTTCGCAGACCGCGTCGAACGAGTCGAACCGAGCGCGACGCTCGCGATCAGCAACAAGGCCTCCGAACTCGAGGCCGACGGCGTCGACGTCGTCGACCTGAGCGTCGGCGAACCGGACTTCGACACGCCGGAGAACATCGTCGAGGCCGGCAAGGAAGCGATGGACGCCGGCCACACCGGCTACACCACGTCGAACGGCATCCCCGAACTCCGGGACGCCATCGCCGAGTACCTGCAGGAGGACTGTGGCCTCCACTACGAGCGCGAGAACGTCATCGTCACGCCCGGCGGGAAGCAGGCGCTGTTCGAGACGTTCCAGTCGCTGATCGACGACGGGGACGAGGTCGTCCTGCTGGACCCCGCGTGGGTGTCCTACGAGGCGATGGTGAAGCTGTCGGACGGCACCGTCTCGCGCGTCGACACCGCGCAGCACGACTTCCAGCTAGAGCCGGCCCTCGACGACCTCGAAGCCACCGTCTCCGACGAGACTGAACTGCTCGTCGTCAACTCGCCGGGCAACCCCCACGGCGCGGTGTACTCCGAGGCCGCGCTGGAGGGCGTCCGCGACCTCGCCGTCGAGCACGACGTCACCGTCATCTCTGACGAGATCTACCGCGAGATCACCTACGGCGTCGACCCGGTCAGTCTGGGGACGCTCGACGGGATGGAGGATCGCACGGTCACGATCAACGGCTTCTCCAAGGCGTACTCGATGACCGGGTGGCGGCTGGGCTACGTCGCCGCGCCGGAGGAGCTGATCGACCAGGCCGGGAAGCTCCACTCGCACTCGGTCTCCTGCGCCGTCAACTTCGTCCAGCACGCCGGCGTCGAGGCCATCCGCAACACGGACGAGGCGGTCGCCGAGATGGCCGAGGCGTTCGAGGAGCGCCGCGACATGCTCGTCGACCTGCTCGCCGACCACGGCGTCGACGTCGCCGTCCCCGACGGCGCGTTCTACATGATGCTTCCCGTCGACGACGACGACACGGCGTGGTGCGAGGGCGCGATCGAGGACGCCCACGTCGCGACGGTCCCGGGGAGCGCCTTCGGCACGCCGGGCTACGCCCGTATCTCCTACGCCAACAGCAAGGAGCGCCTCCGCGAGGCCGTCGACCGCCTCGTCGAGGAAGGGTACCTGTAG
- a CDS encoding PQQ-dependent sugar dehydrogenase has product MINRPSRRAVLRSVALAGASGSLAGCSRLPGFGRPQEGEPIPDGPTVALEPVAEGLTAPLGFEVANEDRDRRFVVDQIGLVRVHGPDGLRDEPFLDLRDAITGFGEQGLLGAAFHPAFADNGRLFVRYSAEPREGTPSGYSHTFVLSEFRAGDDRERIDPDSERTVMEIPQPQGNHNAGAVAFGPDGYLYVATGDGGAANDTGRGHVDDWYDENAGGNGQDVTENLLGGILRIDVDGDADPYAVPDDNPLVGEEGLDEYYAWGLRNPWRISFDSEGRLFVADAGQELFEEVNLVEKGGNYGWNVKEGSRCFSPDSPTDPPDDCPDATPEDVRGGEPLVDPVIEYPQRADGESVGSSTVGGYLAETGAVPALEGRFVFGDFSASFGNPSGTLFAATPPEDGEGQWAVERLVPVSGSLDRYLLSLGRDADGRLYALTSLELAPEGETGVVFRIEPAEEGEDGDGTRTQGDDATDENATDGDDDTGESASTGQSGFSVPGAAAGLLAVMRWVTSGEKR; this is encoded by the coding sequence GTGATAAACCGACCGTCGAGACGGGCGGTCCTCCGGTCCGTCGCGCTGGCGGGCGCGAGCGGGTCGCTGGCGGGCTGTAGCCGCCTCCCAGGTTTCGGCAGGCCGCAGGAGGGCGAACCGATCCCGGACGGGCCGACCGTCGCGCTCGAACCGGTCGCCGAGGGGTTGACCGCGCCGCTGGGCTTCGAGGTGGCGAACGAGGACCGGGACCGCCGCTTCGTCGTCGACCAGATCGGCCTCGTCCGGGTGCACGGTCCGGACGGGCTCCGCGACGAGCCGTTTCTGGACCTGCGCGACGCGATCACGGGGTTCGGCGAGCAAGGGCTACTTGGAGCGGCGTTCCACCCCGCGTTCGCCGACAACGGCCGCCTGTTCGTCAGGTACAGCGCGGAGCCGCGCGAGGGGACGCCGAGCGGCTACAGCCACACGTTCGTCCTCTCGGAGTTCCGCGCGGGCGACGACCGCGAGCGCATCGACCCCGACAGCGAGCGGACCGTGATGGAGATACCGCAGCCGCAGGGCAACCACAACGCCGGCGCGGTGGCGTTCGGCCCCGACGGCTACCTCTACGTGGCGACGGGTGACGGCGGTGCTGCGAACGACACGGGGCGGGGCCACGTCGACGACTGGTACGACGAGAACGCAGGTGGCAACGGGCAGGACGTGACGGAGAACCTGCTCGGAGGGATACTGCGGATCGACGTGGACGGCGATGCCGATCCGTACGCCGTTCCCGACGACAACCCGCTCGTCGGCGAGGAGGGCCTCGACGAGTACTACGCGTGGGGGCTGCGCAACCCCTGGCGGATCTCGTTCGACTCGGAGGGTCGCCTGTTCGTCGCCGACGCCGGCCAGGAGCTGTTCGAGGAGGTGAACCTCGTCGAGAAGGGCGGCAACTACGGGTGGAACGTGAAGGAGGGGAGCCGCTGTTTCAGTCCCGACAGCCCGACCGACCCGCCGGACGACTGTCCCGACGCGACCCCGGAGGACGTCCGCGGCGGCGAACCCCTCGTCGACCCGGTCATCGAGTACCCGCAGCGGGCAGACGGGGAGTCGGTGGGCAGTTCCACCGTCGGGGGTTACCTCGCCGAGACCGGGGCGGTTCCGGCGCTGGAGGGACGGTTCGTCTTCGGCGACTTCAGCGCCTCGTTCGGAAACCCCTCGGGGACGCTGTTCGCCGCGACGCCGCCCGAGGACGGTGAGGGGCAGTGGGCGGTCGAACGACTCGTGCCGGTGTCGGGGTCGCTCGACCGGTACCTCCTCTCGCTCGGCCGCGACGCCGACGGCCGGCTCTACGCGCTGACGAGCCTCGAACTCGCGCCCGAGGGCGAAACGGGCGTCGTCTTCCGGATCGAACCGGCGGAAGAGGGGGAAGACGGCGACGGAACCCGTACGCAAGGCGACGACGCGACCGACGAGAACGCGACCGACGGAGACGACGACACTGGCGAGTCCGCATCGACCGGCCAGTCCGGGTTCAGCGTCCCCGGCGCGGCGGCGGGGCTCCTGGCGGTGATGCGGTGGGTAACCAGCGGCGAAAAACGGTGA
- a CDS encoding 5-formyltetrahydrofolate cyclo-ligase produces the protein MDKQSLRERVWDELEESGDARFPFPPHGRIPNFAGADEAADRLAELDEWRAADAVKANPDSPQRPVRRRALEAGKTVYMAVPRLRDEECFLELDPVHIDDYDTATTISGSSELGVQVAPDEMDPVDFVVSGSVVVDDRGARIGKGEGYSDLEFAVLRELGLVDDVTVATTVHEIQVSDEALPTSAHDVPMDYVVTPERTIETTGEYDRPTGIDWDVLDEETIEEIPVLQEMRP, from the coding sequence ATGGACAAGCAGTCGCTCCGCGAGCGGGTCTGGGACGAACTGGAGGAGAGCGGCGACGCGCGGTTTCCCTTCCCGCCGCACGGCCGCATCCCCAACTTTGCAGGAGCCGACGAGGCGGCCGACCGCCTGGCCGAACTGGACGAGTGGCGAGCGGCCGACGCGGTCAAGGCCAATCCCGACTCTCCCCAGCGGCCCGTCCGCCGGCGCGCCCTCGAAGCGGGCAAGACGGTGTACATGGCCGTCCCGCGCCTGCGCGACGAGGAGTGCTTCCTCGAACTCGACCCCGTGCACATCGACGACTACGACACCGCGACGACGATCTCGGGGTCGTCGGAGCTCGGCGTGCAGGTCGCTCCCGACGAGATGGACCCCGTCGACTTCGTCGTGAGCGGGAGCGTCGTCGTCGACGACCGCGGCGCGCGGATCGGGAAGGGCGAGGGGTACAGCGACCTGGAGTTCGCCGTCCTGCGCGAACTCGGCCTCGTCGACGACGTCACCGTCGCGACGACGGTCCACGAGATTCAGGTGTCGGACGAGGCCCTGCCGACCTCGGCGCACGACGTGCCGATGGACTACGTCGTGACGCCGGAGCGAACGATCGAGACGACCGGCGAGTACGACCGCCCGACGGGGATCGACTGGGACGTGCTAGACGAGGAGACGATCGAGGAGATACCGGTGTTGCAGGAGATGCGGCCCTGA
- a CDS encoding adenylyltransferase/cytidyltransferase family protein produces the protein MTKAIAQGTFDLLHPGHVHYLREAATFGDELHVIIARRENVTHKAKPVLPDRQRRDMVDALEIVDRARLGHREDIFVPIEEIDPDYIVLGHDQHHDEAAIEDELHRRGIDCEVRRASGREPRFEGELLSTGRIIDRILEERG, from the coding sequence ATGACGAAAGCGATCGCACAGGGGACCTTCGACCTGCTCCACCCGGGCCACGTCCACTACCTCCGGGAGGCGGCGACGTTCGGAGACGAGCTACACGTCATCATCGCCAGGCGGGAGAACGTCACGCACAAGGCGAAACCCGTGCTCCCGGACCGCCAGCGCCGCGACATGGTCGACGCACTGGAGATAGTCGACCGCGCGCGACTGGGCCACCGCGAGGACATCTTCGTCCCGATCGAGGAGATCGATCCGGACTACATCGTCCTCGGTCACGACCAGCACCACGACGAGGCGGCCATCGAGGACGAACTCCACCGGCGCGGCATCGACTGCGAGGTCCGGCGGGCGTCGGGTCGAGAGCCCCGGTTCGAGGGCGAACTGCTGTCGACCGGCCGGATCATCGACCGGATCCTCGAAGAGCGCGGCTGA
- a CDS encoding Mov34/MPN/PAD-1 family protein: MGLFGSLFRSSELLGIARETLEFALEASEDTHPNEYMGFLRGTDARDLGLDRDGTVITDVVVIPGTEANSVSATVKTSMKPNDVQSLGSVHSHPNGVLRPSDADLRTFGSGEVHIIIGAPYGRDDWKAFDSQGDPRDLDVIDVSVPDAQEFFDFTQMDIDDELRRDDNDRRR, from the coding sequence ATGGGACTGTTCGGGTCGCTGTTCCGGTCGAGCGAACTCCTCGGGATCGCCCGCGAAACGCTGGAGTTCGCGCTGGAGGCCTCTGAGGACACGCACCCGAACGAGTACATGGGCTTTCTCCGGGGGACCGACGCCCGCGACCTCGGACTGGACCGGGACGGCACCGTCATCACCGACGTGGTGGTGATCCCGGGGACCGAAGCCAACAGCGTCAGCGCGACGGTGAAAACGAGCATGAAGCCGAACGACGTGCAGTCGCTCGGCTCCGTCCACTCGCACCCGAACGGCGTCCTCCGCCCGAGCGACGCGGACCTGCGGACGTTCGGCTCCGGCGAGGTGCACATCATCATCGGCGCGCCGTACGGCCGCGACGACTGGAAGGCGTTCGACAGTCAGGGCGACCCCCGGGACCTGGACGTCATCGACGTGTCCGTCCCGGACGCGCAGGAGTTCTTCGACTTCACGCAGATGGACATCGACGACGAACTGCGACGCGACGACAACGACCGACGACGATGA
- a CDS encoding DHH family phosphoesterase — protein sequence MTADDAGRESAGDTTVYDLAPDCTIDAVEEDELYLATVNGVVDYGVFVDLSEHVSGLVHESNLSGTYAVGDEFVVELDQIRENGDVAFAAAEVDDYVVVGVEAEYDVADAENLTERVGETVTLEGEVVQIKQTGGPTIFHVRDETGIIPCAAFEEAGVRAHPEVEVDDVVRISGDVERREDAIQVEVDSLEALDADGAEAVRERLAEAMAERAEPRDAEPLIDWPAFEKLRPDLREVAKLLRETVLESRPIRVRHHADGDGMCASVPVQYALERFIAETHEDPEAPRHLLKRLPSKAPFYEMEDATRDLNFALEDRARHGQKLPLLLMLDNGSTAEDVPAYENLAHYDIPIAVVDHHHPDPDAVEDLLDAHVNPYLHDEDYRITTGMMCVELARMIYPDIEDELRHVPAVAGLSDRSKADAMDDYLDLAREEGYDEETLRDISEALDYEAHWLRYDAGRHLINDVLNVDCDDEERHRELVEFLADRAREDVEDQLDAAMSHVKHEELDNGAHLYRIDVENHAHRFTYPAPGKTTGEIHDRKVKETGDPVITIGYGPDFAVLRSDGVRLDIPTMVSELDEGIVGGGVSGGGHLVVGSIKFVQGRREEVLDSLVEKMAAADIDEELSSTVQRD from the coding sequence ATGACCGCTGACGATGCCGGACGCGAGAGCGCCGGCGACACGACCGTCTACGATCTAGCGCCGGACTGCACGATAGATGCCGTCGAGGAGGACGAACTGTATCTCGCGACCGTCAACGGCGTCGTCGACTACGGCGTCTTCGTCGACCTCTCCGAGCACGTCTCCGGGCTTGTCCACGAGTCGAACCTCTCCGGGACGTACGCCGTCGGCGACGAGTTCGTCGTCGAGCTCGACCAGATCCGCGAGAACGGCGACGTCGCGTTCGCCGCCGCCGAGGTCGACGACTACGTCGTCGTCGGCGTCGAGGCCGAGTACGACGTGGCCGACGCCGAGAACCTGACCGAGCGGGTCGGCGAGACCGTGACGCTCGAGGGCGAGGTCGTCCAGATCAAACAGACGGGCGGCCCCACCATCTTCCACGTCCGCGACGAGACGGGGATCATCCCCTGCGCGGCGTTCGAGGAGGCCGGCGTCCGCGCCCATCCCGAGGTCGAAGTCGACGACGTGGTCCGTATCAGCGGCGACGTGGAGCGCCGCGAGGACGCCATCCAGGTCGAGGTCGACTCGCTGGAGGCGCTCGACGCCGACGGCGCCGAAGCGGTCCGCGAGCGCCTCGCCGAGGCGATGGCGGAGCGTGCCGAACCCCGCGACGCCGAGCCGCTCATCGACTGGCCCGCGTTCGAGAAGCTCCGCCCCGACCTCCGCGAGGTCGCGAAGCTGCTCCGGGAGACGGTGCTGGAGAGCCGCCCCATCCGCGTCCGGCACCACGCCGACGGCGACGGGATGTGCGCGAGCGTCCCCGTCCAGTACGCGCTGGAGCGGTTCATCGCCGAGACGCACGAGGACCCCGAAGCCCCCCGACACCTCCTCAAGCGCCTGCCGAGCAAGGCGCCGTTCTACGAGATGGAGGACGCCACGCGCGACCTCAACTTCGCGCTTGAAGACCGCGCCCGCCACGGCCAGAAGCTCCCGCTCCTCCTGATGCTCGACAACGGCAGCACGGCCGAGGACGTGCCCGCCTACGAGAACCTCGCCCACTACGACATCCCCATCGCCGTCGTCGACCACCACCACCCCGACCCCGACGCCGTCGAGGACCTGCTCGACGCGCACGTCAACCCCTACCTCCACGACGAGGACTACCGCATCACGACGGGGATGATGTGCGTCGAGCTCGCGCGGATGATCTACCCCGACATCGAGGACGAGCTCCGCCACGTCCCCGCCGTCGCCGGCCTCTCGGACCGCTCGAAGGCCGACGCGATGGACGACTACCTCGACCTGGCCCGTGAGGAGGGCTACGACGAGGAGACGCTCCGCGACATCAGCGAGGCGCTCGACTACGAGGCCCACTGGCTGCGCTACGACGCCGGTCGCCACCTCATCAACGACGTGCTGAACGTCGACTGCGACGACGAGGAGCGCCACCGCGAGCTCGTCGAGTTCCTCGCCGACCGCGCCCGCGAGGACGTCGAGGACCAGCTCGACGCCGCGATGTCGCACGTCAAGCACGAAGAACTGGACAACGGCGCGCACCTCTACCGCATCGACGTGGAGAACCACGCCCACCGCTTCACCTACCCCGCGCCGGGCAAGACGACAGGCGAGATCCACGACCGCAAGGTCAAGGAGACGGGCGACCCCGTCATCACCATCGGCTACGGCCCGGACTTCGCCGTCCTCCGCTCCGACGGCGTCCGCCTCGACATCCCGACGATGGTGTCCGAACTCGACGAGGGCATCGTCGGCGGCGGCGTCAGCGGCGGCGGCCACCTCGTCGTCGGCTCGATCAAGTTCGTGCAGGGGCGCCGCGAGGAGGTGCTCGACTCGCTCGTCGAGAAGATGGCCGCCGCTGACATCGACGAGGAGCTGTCGAGCACGGTCCAGCGGGACTGA
- a CDS encoding phospholipase D-like domain-containing protein produces MLSRAFVVLVLVALAVPASGGAVPAASVPVRATEDPRIVAVYPDPVEADDRGEFVVVDFPEPTDLSGWTIADGETVAPLPNRTVEGRVAVSADPAAARNLTDTPVLPLDGRLELANGGETIELRRGNATVDAATYERSREGERLTRDGWVPMGASDHDPAVSGPADVEAFALPDSPGVPVQALSGADDRILLAGYTLSSERAVRELERAAARGVEVRVLVDDSPVGGTSERQVAALNRLAESDATVRVAGGERERYRFHHPKYAVVDGRALVMTENWKPSGTGGGSSRGWGALVRDAAVADDLAAVFRGDWNARDAVPWREHRETVDPVSGNASRESYPERFAPRNVSVERVRLLTAPDNAEAGIVREIRDAEESLLVEQVSLGGRETPPVRATVDAARRGVRVRVLLSGAWYAREENRERVRWLNALAEREGLDLEARVAEPRSRFEKIHAKGVVIDERRVILGSVNWNNNSLRENREVALVLVGDEVGAYYARLFRADWRGGAWRVPGGVAAVLGLVVLAATWYGRRKIEFE; encoded by the coding sequence GTGCTCTCGCGCGCGTTCGTCGTCCTCGTGCTGGTCGCGCTTGCCGTTCCCGCCAGCGGCGGCGCGGTCCCGGCGGCGTCCGTGCCCGTACGCGCGACGGAGGACCCCCGGATCGTCGCCGTCTATCCCGACCCCGTTGAAGCGGACGACCGCGGCGAGTTCGTCGTCGTCGACTTCCCCGAGCCCACGGACCTCTCGGGGTGGACGATCGCCGACGGCGAGACGGTCGCCCCGCTCCCGAACCGTACCGTCGAGGGCAGGGTCGCCGTCAGCGCCGACCCCGCGGCGGCGCGAAACCTGACCGACACCCCGGTCCTGCCGCTCGACGGCCGCCTCGAACTGGCGAACGGCGGGGAGACGATCGAACTTCGGCGGGGGAACGCGACCGTCGACGCGGCGACCTACGAGCGCTCTCGCGAGGGCGAACGATTGACGCGCGACGGGTGGGTCCCGATGGGTGCAAGCGACCACGACCCCGCGGTCTCCGGACCGGCGGACGTCGAGGCGTTCGCGCTCCCGGACTCGCCGGGCGTCCCGGTCCAGGCGCTCTCCGGCGCCGATGACAGGATCCTGCTCGCCGGGTACACGCTGTCCTCCGAGCGCGCGGTCCGCGAACTCGAACGCGCGGCAGCGCGAGGGGTCGAAGTCCGCGTCCTCGTGGACGACAGCCCGGTCGGCGGGACGAGCGAGCGACAGGTCGCCGCTCTGAACCGCCTCGCCGAGAGCGACGCGACCGTGCGGGTCGCCGGCGGCGAGCGCGAGCGATACCGCTTTCACCACCCGAAGTACGCCGTCGTCGACGGCCGCGCGCTGGTGATGACGGAGAACTGGAAGCCGTCGGGCACCGGCGGCGGGTCGAGCAGGGGGTGGGGTGCGCTGGTCCGGGACGCCGCCGTGGCCGACGACCTCGCCGCCGTGTTCCGCGGGGACTGGAACGCCCGCGACGCGGTCCCGTGGCGCGAGCACCGCGAGACGGTCGACCCCGTGAGCGGGAACGCCAGTCGGGAGTCCTATCCCGAGCGCTTCGCGCCGCGGAACGTCTCCGTCGAGCGCGTCCGCCTGCTGACCGCGCCGGACAACGCCGAAGCGGGGATCGTGCGGGAGATCCGCGACGCCGAGGAGTCCCTCCTGGTCGAACAGGTGTCGCTCGGCGGCCGCGAGACGCCGCCCGTGCGGGCGACCGTCGACGCGGCGCGCCGGGGCGTCCGCGTGCGGGTCCTCCTCTCCGGCGCGTGGTACGCCCGCGAGGAGAACCGGGAGCGCGTGCGCTGGCTGAACGCGCTCGCCGAGCGCGAGGGGCTGGACTTGGAGGCCCGCGTCGCGGAGCCGCGCTCGCGGTTCGAGAAGATCCACGCGAAAGGCGTCGTGATAGACGAGCGGCGGGTGATACTGGGAAGCGTCAACTGGAACAACAACTCCCTCCGGGAGAACCGCGAGGTGGCTCTCGTTCTGGTTGGGGACGAGGTAGGAGCGTACTACGCCCGCCTCTTCCGCGCGGACTGGCGCGGCGGGGCGTGGCGGGTTCCCGGCGGCGTCGCGGCGGTGCTGGGGTTGGTGGTGCTCGCGGCGACGTGGTACGGACGGCGGAAAATCGAGTTCGAGTAA
- a CDS encoding HEAT repeat domain-containing protein: MSGDESEEPETTEEETPEEEVSDEEEAASEEETPEDTEGDTSEDEAEEDTSEEETEETAPATAVTVESLRERLDAIEQRLEEAETEDELDEVEAEIEDLEADLEGADLPEAEDEDEADPAEEIESEKEDLASELEEQRGPYAEDVVADVDEAESTVADTEWTERGEGEVAEAVESFVGSVDEILGESVTVASDSIEDLTAALENAGAAVETADLDPDDDADTIAALLEASEELLSDLDDAEEWSDLSVREQLQAQGFYDVLDHRKDYPPEWGALKVWTKRGRADMVLLALEKLESEFMEEHCLDMLKRLAPEEAVEPMLQRAGKRDQDAIEILGKIGSEEPVDTLVEYVGEDGNPGLQKVTMKALGEIGSEEATQPIADNLVADDEEIRSHAARSLGLLGDTRAIEPLADVLEDDDSNTVRASAAWALNQIGTERALDVLGDYADDRAYRVQAEAEKAV, from the coding sequence ATGAGCGGCGACGAGAGCGAGGAACCGGAGACGACCGAGGAGGAAACTCCCGAGGAAGAGGTTTCCGACGAGGAGGAAGCGGCCTCTGAAGAAGAGACGCCGGAGGATACGGAGGGAGACACCTCCGAGGACGAAGCGGAGGAAGATACCTCCGAAGAAGAGACCGAGGAGACGGCACCCGCCACCGCCGTCACGGTCGAGTCCCTCCGCGAGCGCCTCGACGCGATCGAGCAGCGCCTGGAGGAGGCCGAGACGGAGGACGAGCTCGATGAGGTCGAGGCCGAGATCGAGGACCTCGAAGCCGACCTCGAAGGCGCGGACCTCCCCGAGGCCGAAGACGAGGACGAGGCGGACCCGGCCGAGGAGATCGAGAGCGAGAAGGAGGACCTCGCGTCGGAACTCGAGGAGCAGCGCGGCCCGTACGCCGAAGACGTCGTCGCCGACGTCGACGAGGCCGAGTCCACCGTCGCCGACACCGAGTGGACCGAGCGCGGCGAGGGCGAGGTCGCCGAGGCCGTCGAGTCGTTCGTCGGGAGCGTCGACGAGATCCTCGGCGAGTCGGTCACCGTCGCGAGCGACTCCATCGAGGACCTCACCGCCGCGCTGGAGAACGCCGGTGCGGCGGTCGAGACCGCCGACCTCGACCCGGACGACGACGCCGACACGATCGCGGCGCTGCTGGAGGCGTCCGAGGAACTGCTGAGCGACCTCGACGACGCCGAGGAGTGGAGCGACCTCTCCGTCCGCGAGCAGCTGCAGGCCCAGGGCTTCTACGACGTGCTCGACCACCGGAAGGACTACCCGCCGGAGTGGGGCGCACTGAAGGTCTGGACCAAGCGCGGCCGTGCCGACATGGTCCTGCTCGCGCTGGAGAAACTGGAGTCGGAGTTCATGGAGGAGCACTGCCTCGACATGCTGAAGCGCCTCGCCCCCGAGGAGGCCGTCGAGCCGATGCTCCAGCGCGCCGGGAAGCGCGATCAGGACGCCATCGAGATCCTCGGCAAGATCGGGAGCGAGGAGCCGGTCGACACGCTCGTCGAGTACGTCGGCGAGGACGGCAACCCCGGCCTCCAGAAGGTGACGATGAAGGCGCTTGGCGAGATCGGCAGCGAGGAGGCCACCCAGCCCATCGCGGACAACCTCGTCGCGGACGACGAGGAGATCCGGAGCCACGCCGCGCGCTCGCTGGGGCTGCTCGGCGACACCCGCGCCATCGAACCGCTCGCGGACGTGCTCGAAGACGACGACTCGAACACCGTGCGCGCCAGCGCCGCCTGGGCGCTCAACCAGATCGGCACGGAGCGCGCTCTGGACGTCCTCGGCGACTACGCCGACGACCGCGCCTACCGCGTGCAGGCCGAGGCAGAGAAGGCGGTCTGA
- a CDS encoding protein sorting system archaetidylserine synthase (This PssA-like phosphatidyltransferase, along with a PssD-like decarboxylase, is required in Haloarchaea for the archaeosortase ArtA to replace the PGF-CTERM sorting signal with a C-terminal lipid anchor.) gives MQPRFVGRLSLADAVTVTNAALGFVAVVVASVDAHLAARLVLLAAVADGLDGVVARRYGGSPAGEYLDSLADVASFAVAPAVVVVAVVREGWDLSLAVPDAQTALAVGLPALFVAMAVTRLGMYTAYDTATWYTEGTPSTLAATILASAVLAGITTPQVLLAGTAAFVYLMVSTVQYPDLLARDALLMGVVHSLAVLFPRAFGMTFPYALLTLGVAYLTLSPWFYWRDGEAGEKGNA, from the coding sequence ATGCAACCCCGGTTCGTCGGGCGACTCAGCCTGGCCGACGCGGTGACGGTGACGAACGCCGCCCTCGGCTTCGTCGCGGTCGTCGTCGCGTCGGTCGACGCGCACCTCGCCGCCCGTCTCGTCCTGCTCGCGGCCGTCGCAGACGGGCTCGACGGCGTCGTCGCACGGCGATACGGCGGGTCGCCCGCCGGGGAGTACCTCGACTCGCTCGCGGACGTCGCCTCGTTCGCGGTCGCGCCGGCCGTCGTCGTGGTCGCCGTCGTCCGCGAGGGGTGGGACCTCTCGCTCGCGGTCCCGGACGCACAGACGGCGCTCGCCGTCGGTCTCCCGGCGCTGTTCGTCGCCATGGCCGTCACGCGACTCGGCATGTACACGGCCTACGACACGGCGACGTGGTACACGGAGGGAACCCCGAGCACGCTCGCGGCGACCATCCTCGCGTCGGCCGTCCTCGCCGGGATCACGACGCCGCAGGTGCTGCTTGCGGGGACCGCCGCGTTCGTCTACCTCATGGTGTCGACGGTCCAGTACCCGGACCTGCTGGCGCGGGACGCGCTCCTGATGGGCGTCGTCCACTCGCTCGCGGTGCTGTTCCCGCGGGCGTTCGGCATGACGTTCCCGTACGCCCTGCTCACGCTCGGCGTGGCGTATCTGACCCTGAGCCCGTGGTTCTACTGGCGCGACGGCGAGGCCGGCGAGAAAGGAAACGCTTAG
- a CDS encoding plastocyanin/azurin family copper-binding protein — translation MKRRTYLAGLSAAGATGLSGCLASIGSAGNACDGDCDVGMSAKDFTPQEYEVSVGTTVTWKNTSSKGHTVTAYDDGIPEGAEYFASGGYDSESEARDGWRSNEGLLTSGDTYEHTFEVAGEYDYVCLPHENGGMVGTIVVTE, via the coding sequence ATGAAGCGCCGCACGTACCTCGCCGGCCTCTCGGCCGCGGGCGCGACCGGCCTCTCGGGATGTCTCGCGTCGATCGGGTCCGCTGGCAACGCCTGCGACGGGGACTGCGACGTCGGGATGTCCGCGAAGGACTTCACTCCGCAGGAGTACGAGGTGTCCGTCGGGACGACGGTCACCTGGAAGAACACGAGTTCGAAGGGACACACCGTCACCGCCTACGACGACGGGATCCCGGAGGGGGCCGAATACTTCGCCTCGGGCGGGTACGACTCCGAGAGCGAGGCGCGAGACGGATGGCGAAGCAACGAGGGGCTGCTCACCTCCGGCGACACGTACGAGCACACGTTCGAGGTCGCCGGCGAGTACGACTACGTCTGCCTCCCGCACGAGAACGGCGGGATGGTCGGCACGATCGTCGTCACGGAGTGA